Proteins encoded within one genomic window of Bos indicus x Bos taurus breed Angus x Brahman F1 hybrid chromosome 18, Bos_hybrid_MaternalHap_v2.0, whole genome shotgun sequence:
- the EXOC3L1 gene encoding exocyst complex component 3-like protein isoform X9: MDSAARDKTQPALPTGSSCPGLEWPEQERAEQLARGAALKWASGIFYRPEQLARLGQYRNREVQRTCSLEARIKSVVQSYLEGVKTGVWQLAQALEAVQGAREALGQARGLLRDMAEAAQTLEPLREQVVEHKQLQALSQLLPRLRAVPAAVAHTQTLIDAQRLLEAYVSLRELEQLQEETPEMMGSLELGPEADVSDLEPLLTLENIEQLEATFVAKVQAKVAQWLQKALDGEVVEWGREQEPDTDLSGFYHSPLPAIVLQILEENIRVTRIVSVSLEQRVHGMALSELSAFLRSFTDALIQFSRDHLRGEAVVPHYVPYLLATLNHQLALSSSVSVLQPKWVVPGVLAPVEAELDKLQKRICRLVLEALLAELQPLFAALPSRRWLSSPELLDDVCKRTARFCQNFQHVRNPAVQLLLVEAERTVVLQYLSALMQGRLVCRGADERTQAAERMQHDAAQLQELFLGLGLEESVQCVPVLLALKELLNLRDPTLLGLEVAGLRQQFPDVRCEDGPGREETQERLGGANAPVTPQRGSRLRPPGPARRRVPRAAPGRTQLSAGRPAALAPGWSPSTFQPRANTCTLAGLLLPLRVLCLTPDCPQNKVTSPYA, from the exons atggACTCGGCAGCCAGGGACAAAACGCAACCCGCACTCCCCACTG GCTCTTCCTGCCCAGGGCTGGAGTGGCCGGAGCAGGAAAGGGCGGAGCAGCTGGCCCGGGGTGCAGCACTCAAGTGGGCCTCGGGCATCTTCTACCGGCCAGAGCAGCTGGCCAGGCTGGGTCAGTACCGGAACCGTGAGGTGCAGCGGACCTGTTCTCTGGAAGCGCGCATCAAG TCGGTGGTGCAGTCATACCTGGAGGGTGTGAAGACCGGGGTGTGGCAGCTGGCCCAGGCCCTTGAGGCCGTACAGGGAGCCCGTGAGGCCCTGGGCCAGGCCCGTGGGCTGCTCCGGGATATGGCTGAGGCTGCACAGACCCTAGAACCCCTGCGGGAGCAGGTTGTGGAACACAAACAACTGCAGGCCCTGTCTCAGCTGTTGCCCCGGCTGCGAGCTG TGCCAGCTGCAGTGGCCCACACACAGACCCTGATTGATGCCCAGCGGCTCTTGGAGGCCTATGTGAGCCTTCGGGAACTGGAGCAGCTGCAAGAGGAGAC GCCAGAAATGATGGGGAGCCTGGAGTTGGGGCCTGAGGCTGACGTGTCTGATCTGGAGCCTCTCCTGACCCTGGAAAACATTGAGCAGCTGGAGGCAACATTTGTGGCCAAAGTCCAG GCAAAGGTGGCCCAGTGGCTGCAGAAGGCACTGGATGGGGAGGTAGTCGAGTGGGGCCGAGAGCAGGAACCCGACACAGACCTGTCTGGCTTCTACCACTCGCCATTGCCAGCCATCGTGCTGCAG ATCCTGGAAGAGAACATTCGTGTGACCAGAATAGTCAGTGTGTCACTGGAGCAGCGGGTGCATGGCATGGCACTATCAGAACTGAGTGCCTTCCTGAGGAG CTTCACCGATGCTCTGATCCAATTCTCCCGAGACCATCTCAGGGGGGAAGCAGTGGTCCCTCATTACGTGCCCTACCTACTGGCCACCCTCAACCACCAGTTAGCACTCAG CTCCTCCGTATCCGTCCTGCAGCCCAAATGGGTGGTTCCCGGAGTCTTGGCTCCGGTGGAGGCAGAGCTGGACAAGTTGCAGAAGAGGATCTGTCGCCTGGTGTTGGAGGCGCTGCTGGCGGAGCTACAG CCCCTATTCGCGGCTCTGCCCTCGCGTCGCTGGCTCTCAAGCCCAGAGCTGCTGGATGACGTGTGCAAGCGGACGGCGCGATTCTGCCAGAACTTTCAGCACGTGCGGAATCCCGCGGTCCAG CTGTTGCTGGTCGAGGCGGAGCGTACGGTGGTGCTGCAGTACTTAAGTGCGCTGATGCAAGGCCGCCTAGTCTGCCGCGGTGCTGACGAGAGGACCCAGGCGGCCGAGCGCATGCAGCACGATGCGGCCCAGCTTCAGGAGCTTTTCCTCGGTTTG GGCCTGGAGGAGAGCGTTCAGTGTGTGCCAGTGCTGCTTGCATTGAAGGAGCTGCTGAACCTCCGCGACCCCACGCTACTTGGCCTCGAGGTGGCAGGCTTGCGGCAACAGTTTCCCGACGTGAGGTGCGAAGACGGGCCGGGAAGGGAGGAGACCCAGGAGCGGCTGGGCGGGGCTAACGCACCCGTCACTCCACAGCGAGGATCACGTCTCCGCCCTCCTGGACCTGCGCGGAGACGTGTCCCGAGAGCAGCGCCTGGCCGCACTCAGCTCTCTGCGGGCCGGCCCGCAGCCCTCGCCCCAGGCTGGTCGCCGAGCACTTTTCAGCCTCGTGCCAACACCTGCACCCTCGCTGGCCTCCTGCTTCCCCTCAGGGTCCTGTGCCTGACCCCTGACTGCCCGCAGAATAAAGTCACGTCCCCGTACGCCTGA
- the EXOC3L1 gene encoding exocyst complex component 3-like protein isoform X6 — MDSAARDKTQPALPTGLEWPEQERAEQLARGAALKWASGIFYRPEQLARLGQYRNREVQRTCSLEARIKSVVQSYLEGVKTGVWQLAQALEAVQGAREALGQARGLLRDMAEAAQTLEPLREQVVEHKQLQALSQLLPRLRAVPAAVAHTQTLIDAQRLLEAYVSLRELEQLQEETCVPLGGLELPVFEGLGPLAEALGQAVEAAAGAAGQLARENPALLVAAVRVAEVDAGCTTSLEQAPRDWRQRCLRALQQGLERVHFGTSLQPGPGELAKWLEALRVALPAELAMAEALVAPCCPPHYKVVQLWAHTLHGGLRRCLQQLLEGPELEEADTFTLLHWVLHVYQGPEMMGSLELGPEADVSDLEPLLTLENIEQLEATFVAKVQAKVAQWLQKALDGEVVEWGREQEPDTDLSGFYHSPLPAIVLQILEENIRVTRIVSVSLEQRVHGMALSELSAFLRSFTDALIQFSRDHLRGEAVVPHYVPYLLATLNHQLALSSSVSVLQPKWVVPGVLAPVEAELDKLQKRICRLVLEALLAELQPLFAALPSRRWLSSPELLDDVCKRTARFCQNFQHVRNPAVQLLLVEAERTVVLQYLSALMQGRLVCRGADERTQAAERMQHDAAQLQELFLGLGLEESVQCVPVLLALKELLNLRDPTLLGLEVAGLRQQFPDVSEDHVSALLDLRGDVSREQRLAALSSLRAGPQPSPQAGRRALFSLVPTPAPSLASCFPSGSCA; from the exons atggACTCGGCAGCCAGGGACAAAACGCAACCCGCACTCCCCACTG GGCTGGAGTGGCCGGAGCAGGAAAGGGCGGAGCAGCTGGCCCGGGGTGCAGCACTCAAGTGGGCCTCGGGCATCTTCTACCGGCCAGAGCAGCTGGCCAGGCTGGGTCAGTACCGGAACCGTGAGGTGCAGCGGACCTGTTCTCTGGAAGCGCGCATCAAG TCGGTGGTGCAGTCATACCTGGAGGGTGTGAAGACCGGGGTGTGGCAGCTGGCCCAGGCCCTTGAGGCCGTACAGGGAGCCCGTGAGGCCCTGGGCCAGGCCCGTGGGCTGCTCCGGGATATGGCTGAGGCTGCACAGACCCTAGAACCCCTGCGGGAGCAGGTTGTGGAACACAAACAACTGCAGGCCCTGTCTCAGCTGTTGCCCCGGCTGCGAGCTG TGCCAGCTGCAGTGGCCCACACACAGACCCTGATTGATGCCCAGCGGCTCTTGGAGGCCTATGTGAGCCTTCGGGAACTGGAGCAGCTGCAAGAGGAGACGTGCGTACCTCTTGGGGGCCTGGAGTTGCCAGTCTTTGAGGGGCTGGGCCCTCTGGCTGAGGCTCTGGGCCAGGCTGTGGAAGCGGCCGCAGGGGCTGCAGGGCAGCTGGCCCGGGAGAACCCAGCCTTGCTGGTGGCTGCTGTGCGTGTGGCCGAGGTGGATGCTGGGTGCACCACCTCCCTGGAGCAGGCTCCACGGGACTGGCGGCAGCGCTGTCTGCGTGCACTACAGCAGGGCTTGGAGCGGGTCCACTTCGGGACATCTCTGCAGCCTGGGCCTGGGGAACTAGCAAAGTGGCTGGAGGCTCTGCGGGTGGCTCTGCCAGCTGAGTTGGCCATGGCTGAGGCTCTGGTAGCACCCTGCTGCCCACCACACTACAAAGTTGTCCAGTTGTGGGCCCACACCCTGCATGGAGGCCTGCGGCGCTGCCTGCAGCAACTCCTGGAAGGGCCTGAGTTGGAAGAAGCCGACACCTTCACCCTGCTGCACTGGGTGCTGCATGTGTACCAGGG GCCAGAAATGATGGGGAGCCTGGAGTTGGGGCCTGAGGCTGACGTGTCTGATCTGGAGCCTCTCCTGACCCTGGAAAACATTGAGCAGCTGGAGGCAACATTTGTGGCCAAAGTCCAG GCAAAGGTGGCCCAGTGGCTGCAGAAGGCACTGGATGGGGAGGTAGTCGAGTGGGGCCGAGAGCAGGAACCCGACACAGACCTGTCTGGCTTCTACCACTCGCCATTGCCAGCCATCGTGCTGCAG ATCCTGGAAGAGAACATTCGTGTGACCAGAATAGTCAGTGTGTCACTGGAGCAGCGGGTGCATGGCATGGCACTATCAGAACTGAGTGCCTTCCTGAGGAG CTTCACCGATGCTCTGATCCAATTCTCCCGAGACCATCTCAGGGGGGAAGCAGTGGTCCCTCATTACGTGCCCTACCTACTGGCCACCCTCAACCACCAGTTAGCACTCAG CTCCTCCGTATCCGTCCTGCAGCCCAAATGGGTGGTTCCCGGAGTCTTGGCTCCGGTGGAGGCAGAGCTGGACAAGTTGCAGAAGAGGATCTGTCGCCTGGTGTTGGAGGCGCTGCTGGCGGAGCTACAG CCCCTATTCGCGGCTCTGCCCTCGCGTCGCTGGCTCTCAAGCCCAGAGCTGCTGGATGACGTGTGCAAGCGGACGGCGCGATTCTGCCAGAACTTTCAGCACGTGCGGAATCCCGCGGTCCAG CTGTTGCTGGTCGAGGCGGAGCGTACGGTGGTGCTGCAGTACTTAAGTGCGCTGATGCAAGGCCGCCTAGTCTGCCGCGGTGCTGACGAGAGGACCCAGGCGGCCGAGCGCATGCAGCACGATGCGGCCCAGCTTCAGGAGCTTTTCCTCGGTTTG GGCCTGGAGGAGAGCGTTCAGTGTGTGCCAGTGCTGCTTGCATTGAAGGAGCTGCTGAACCTCCGCGACCCCACGCTACTTGGCCTCGAGGTGGCAGGCTTGCGGCAACAGTTTCCCGACGTGAG CGAGGATCACGTCTCCGCCCTCCTGGACCTGCGCGGAGACGTGTCCCGAGAGCAGCGCCTGGCCGCACTCAGCTCTCTGCGGGCCGGCCCGCAGCCCTCGCCCCAGGCTGGTCGCCGAGCACTTTTCAGCCTCGTGCCAACACCTGCACCCTCGCTGGCCTCCTGCTTCCCCTCAGGGTCCTGTGCCTGA